The genomic DNA TCCGCAAGATCGAGGACGAGGCGCGCTTTGGTGTAATCCTGTGCGGCCGATTTCCTGATCCATTCCAGAGACCTGGTCTGATCGTCCGGCAGCATCTGCGAATAGAGGCCTGCCAGTTGAAACTGCGCTTCGCCATCACCTGTCCCGGCCGCTTTTGCCAGCCAAATTTCCGCGCCGCGCAGATCGCCGAGCTTGACCAGCGCCTGGCCAAGCAAGACCTGCGCGCGAGGGTTTCCGCCATGACTCGCACTGTCGAGCAGTTCAGCGGCTTGCGCCCATTGTTCGCCGATAAAGAGCGCTTCGGCTGCGGCGATGAGCGCTTCGTCGGCAACCGCCAATGTCTCCTGCGGCGTGGCTTGCTGCCGGTCGCCGTACGTAAAAGTTCGGGTGATGTGCAATACATCCATCCGCCGTTTTACGGACGCCGGAAAGGGCGCGAATGGCGCGGCATTATCGATCGCCGTCATCAGGGTTCGGTCAACGAGCCGATGCCCGGAGGAGCTATCGATTTCGAGGGACTCGATCGAACCGTCCGATCTGACCGCAATTGTTACCGTTATCGCCCCTTTCTCGTCGCTTGCATTGCCCGGATCGACGATGTTGGCGGCGATTCGGTCCAGGCATCGATCGGCGTAGCGCCTAACGTCTTCTGCCTCGGCCTCGACGAATTTCGGTCCTGGCTGAACGGGTTGGCTGCTTGATTTCTCCGCAACAGCTTGTTCGGCGCGCTCGATTTGAGGGTTGCCGCTACCGCTTTGCGCCGTTTCGGTAACGAGCAGGCAAAAAGCAAAAATCGGGATCAGGCAGCAACGCATGGCGCAAGGGTGGACGGACTGTCCAGCTTTCCCGTTGAACCGGGATTCATGGCAAAAATGTGTCGGTGGACGCAATTGCAGTCTCGTCTGAGCAGTTGAAATTGGGTCGGACGCAGGTTGCCGCCGACTGCGGCGGTGTTCAGGTCGCCTCTCGAGCGGAACGCGAGCTAATTACAGGCCCGCCGCAGTCGGCGAACGAGGCAGAATTCTGGGTACGGTCCGGCAGATCATCACGCCAGCATCGCCGCAATAGCTTTCGCAAAGCGCGGAGGCGGGCGCGA from Burkholderiales bacterium includes the following:
- a CDS encoding TonB family protein, whose amino-acid sequence is MRCCLIPIFAFCLLVTETAQSGSGNPQIERAEQAVAEKSSSQPVQPGPKFVEAEAEDVRRYADRCLDRIAANIVDPGNASDEKGAITVTIAVRSDGSIESLEIDSSSGHRLVDRTLMTAIDNAAPFAPFPASVKRRMDVLHITRTFTYGDRQQATPQETLAVADEALIAAAEALFIGEQWAQAAELLDSASHGGNPRAQVLLGQALVKLGDLRGAEIWLAKAAGTGDGEAQFQLAGLYSQMLPDDQTRSLEWIRKSAAQDYTKARLVLDLAESAPVPPQAIGGIIDTLKLTAYVAELSRRHLTANPRALACYQLDAGSFEAVYGKSVGACSKRMAADFPEGVPQAATIAFSRQFGACIKEQNRKAKDIALEDLQRCVKKL